A region of the Streptococcus oralis Uo5 genome:
TTTCACCAGATGCAAAAAATTGTGTATCCGTTCGATCATAGACATCAGCATTCGTGTCCATGCTGAGGAGTGATTTGATAACTCCGTAAGCCGACTTGTCTTGTTCCTTTAACTCCAAACGGAGGGCTCTGCTATTGTCCTCTCGGTCAACCATTGATTGGAGCTGCTTTAGCTGCTTCAATTCTTTTTTAGATAAACGACGTTCTCCAAACATGATATAGAGCAAAGGGCCAAAAACTGGCACAAAGGCTACTAACAGCCATGTTACCTTACTCTCAGGATTCATAGACCGATTGACAATCGATACAATGGTCGCTAAGCTCACTAAAATAACTAGGATAATCCAGAGAATCGGAGCCATCCGACCTAGATAGAGAAATAAACCAAAGACGATAAACAACTCTGCCAACATGATGGTAATACTAAAACCATATTTGGACATGAGTAGCTGCATTTTTCTAGCTGTCATACATCCCCTTCCTTTTCTAACATTCTCCTTAACTCCTTGATGAACTAATGTTTCTACTAGTATACCTCAGTTCAGGGGTAGATGGCAACCTTTTGCACTTGCTCAAGTTCCAGTCGTTCCGTGTTTAGATGATTATTACAATTTCAGAGCCAACATATTGACCGTCATACCAGCAGCAGTCCCCATAAGGTAGACGACATCTCCCTCCTTGATAAGTCCATGCTCCAAAGAATAAGCCAAGCCAAACGGTACAGAGACTGACACCATATTTCCATAGTCAGTGACGAGATTGAGGTACTGATCCTCAGCCACACCTAGTTTTTCCATAACCAAAGGAAGGGCGCGACTAGCTTGGTGAGGAATGATATAGTCCACGTCTGCCAAGGCTAGCTGTGTTTTTTCTTGAAACTCTTCAAACATGACTGGGATTTTACGAGCAGATAAGAGGAGGATTTTCTTCCCCTTCATGTCAAACATATAGTTGGTCTTAGTCGCTTCAGAGTACTCTTTTGGTTGAAAAGAAGTTAGACCTCCACGAATCTCCGTATCGTGAGCTCCTTCTGACCAAGTACGTTGGAGACTAGCAATGACCCCTTTTTCCTGATGACTTTTTTGGAAAATAAAGGCTGCTGCCCCGTCACTAAAGAGTTCAAAACTTTCTTTTTGCTTGGGATTGAGCCCTAAACTTCCAACCTCACTAGACACAATCAAGACACGATTGTATTCGCCCGCCTCAATCAAGTGGGACATAGTCGATAGAGCAGAAATAAAGCTGGTACAGGTTGTATTGATGTCCATTGCTGGAATTGAGAGTCCTTTTGCCACGCGCTCATGAATCAAGGCAGCCGTACAAGGAATCGGCTGAACACCAACTGCACTAGCTGATACAAGGCAATCGATATCTTTAATATCCAAATTTGCATGTTCAAGTGCACGGTGGATAGCTTCTTCTGCCAAGTCGAGTTGCGTTTCTTCATTTTCCACTACACGATAACGGGTCTGGTCTTTAAATTGAACTGTATGCTTTGGAAGGCAAATGCCATAACCTACGATTTCTACATGTCTTTTTACTTCTGTCATTGTCTTTTTTCCTTTCATAAACGTTGGATTCGTTTGAGTTTACGGCTAGTATCCCAGTGATAATCTGAAAATTGGATTTGAGGAACTATGAACTCTTTTTGCTGGGCCAAGAGTTGGAACTGTGCTAAAATTGCTGTCTCTACGTCCTCATCTCGTCGGCTTAGACAAACTTCCACTAACTTCTCAGAATGTTGCTTGACTTGGTAATCTCCTACATTCTCCACAAAGAGGATGCATCGCCTGATAAAGTCAGGATAGATGGTCACTTGACCCCCATCCAGTCCTTCGAAATAGAAGATGTCATCAGAGCGTCCTTCAACCTTGTCAATCCGTGTATAGTAGGAGCCACAGGGACAAGGCTCCGGATTTTCAACCAAGATATCATTGAGCTGGTAGCGATAAACAGGCTGACTAGTTCGTTTAAAGTCCGTAATCACTGGATAAAAACGGCGATCATCCAGATAATCTTTTTCCACATAGATAATATCTTCGTTGAGATGCAGATTGCCAGCTGAGCAAGTACAGGCTAGGAAGCCTTCTGTCGCCTGATATACTTGGTCAATGATGGATAGTGAAAAGGCTTCTGCAATCCGTCCCTTATCACTATCTTCCAAGATTTCCGCCACCGAAACGATTTTTTGTGGGTGAATAGCTAACTCTCCATCCTTGAGACGCTTGCTCAATTCAATTAACATTGAGGCTGGTGCCACAATAATCGTTGGTTGATAGTTGTTGAGTCGCTCTATATGCTCATCTGTATGTTTAAAAATATCAAAGTACTCTAACCGAATGAGCGCTGTATTGATGGTCTGATAGAGTTCATTATCAGCTCTCAGGAAAAAGGCGATACGGTGCCCAAAAAGCTGACCCTTTGGCAACATCTTGGCCAAGATAGCCGCTGCCCACATACTTCGCTCTTTCTCTGTTGTGATAAAGAGCCCCCGATGTCCAGATGTCCCTGAAGATAGACCGACGGCCACTTCACCTTTGAGCTCGGTAAAATCACGGGTCTGTTCACTTTCAATAGCCAAGGCCAAGGCTTCATCTCTATCCACTCCTTGGGTGTTGAGCTCATTAAAATGTTCCATCATAAAAGCCTTGTCCATATGATCAAAGTTGCTAGGAACCCCATTTTTAAAGTAGGGAGACTCTCGCTTTAAAAAATTCATATAGTTAGCTAATTGCTTTTTCTGATAGTTTTCTACAGCTTCTCGAGATTTGAAATGATGAAGCCAACGCGTTTGGATAAAAGTTTTAAGAAAGGTTATTTTTTTCATACAAAATCCGCTCGATCCTTTCTACAGGGTCATGGCTAACAATTGCCTCAATACCGTCTCTCAAGACTTCCTCCAGAAACTCTGTCCCCTTGATATAGTCTGCCTTATTGTCCTGAATCAGGGAAGGAAGCAGGTGCATCTGCTTGGTATAAGGTAAGAGATCAATTCCCCAACAGAGGTCTGCTGCAATGAGAAGATTAAGCTCTGGAAGATACAGACAGGCTTGCCCCCTAGCATGCCCGTCAACAGAAGCAACTAGGATACTGCCATCTCCGAAAAGATCACAAATCGGACGATAGGGAAAAGTTGAATCTTGCTGGTCAGCTCTGATAATGGTTAGATTTTCTTCAAAAGAAGCTGGCAAAAATTCCTTGAAAATCAAGTCTTTCAACTTGGGTTTCTGGTAAACTTCAAAAACCTCTTGAGTCAGGATAAATTGAGCATTCGGGAAAAAACTTGCTCCTCCCAGATGATCTGGATGTAGGTGCGATAGAAGAACATAGTTAATTTCTTCTGGTTTGATTCCCTTCGCTTCTAACAAACGTGAAATTTGGTCCTTCTCCGTCATTTGA
Encoded here:
- a CDS encoding F390 synthetase-related protein, with protein sequence MKKITFLKTFIQTRWLHHFKSREAVENYQKKQLANYMNFLKRESPYFKNGVPSNFDHMDKAFMMEHFNELNTQGVDRDEALALAIESEQTRDFTELKGEVAVGLSSGTSGHRGLFITTEKERSMWAAAILAKMLPKGQLFGHRIAFFLRADNELYQTINTALIRLEYFDIFKHTDEHIERLNNYQPTIIVAPASMLIELSKRLKDGELAIHPQKIVSVAEILEDSDKGRIAEAFSLSIIDQVYQATEGFLACTCSAGNLHLNEDIIYVEKDYLDDRRFYPVITDFKRTSQPVYRYQLNDILVENPEPCPCGSYYTRIDKVEGRSDDIFYFEGLDGGQVTIYPDFIRRCILFVENVGDYQVKQHSEKLVEVCLSRRDEDVETAILAQFQLLAQQKEFIVPQIQFSDYHWDTSRKLKRIQRL
- a CDS encoding 3-oxoacyl-[acyl-carrier-protein] synthase III C-terminal domain-containing protein, translating into MTEVKRHVEIVGYGICLPKHTVQFKDQTRYRVVENEETQLDLAEEAIHRALEHANLDIKDIDCLVSASAVGVQPIPCTAALIHERVAKGLSIPAMDINTTCTSFISALSTMSHLIEAGEYNRVLIVSSEVGSLGLNPKQKESFELFSDGAAAFIFQKSHQEKGVIASLQRTWSEGAHDTEIRGGLTSFQPKEYSEATKTNYMFDMKGKKILLLSARKIPVMFEEFQEKTQLALADVDYIIPHQASRALPLVMEKLGVAEDQYLNLVTDYGNMVSVSVPFGLAYSLEHGLIKEGDVVYLMGTAAGMTVNMLALKL
- a CDS encoding MBL fold metallo-hydrolase; amino-acid sequence: MSEIIESIDYFPAGYCTSYTGLLFKGVKNQKMTFPAGVFLIKHRDKGYLLYDTGYHYDIKTKLRYGFYRLGTPVQMTEKDQISRLLEAKGIKPEEINYVLLSHLHPDHLGGASFFPNAQFILTQEVFEVYQKPKLKDLIFKEFLPASFEENLTIIRADQQDSTFPYRPICDLFGDGSILVASVDGHARGQACLYLPELNLLIAADLCWGIDLLPYTKQMHLLPSLIQDNKADYIKGTEFLEEVLRDGIEAIVSHDPVERIERILYEKNNLS